From the genome of Cytophagales bacterium WSM2-2:
TCGTAGTTCAAACCTATTCTCTTGATATAGGCAAATATCTCTGGGGACTTGAGAATGAGGTTGTAACCTTCTTTGAAGCGATTATTGCCGATGTACATATTCACCAAACCGAGTTTCACCTCGACTTTGTAATCGCCAGCTTTCATGCTGTCGGCTATGTGCGCTGCTTTTTCGAAATAGAATTTGGCCATTGGCAAGTCCTTGTCAGCACTATACACTTGACCGATCCGGATGAGGTCACGAATAGCCAGGAAGCTGTCCTTCTTCGAAGCATTTGCCTCTCGTATTTTGAATGCGTAATCTTTGGCTTTCTCCTGATTCTTCAATCGTAGATAAAAGTCCATCAGCCTGTCATAGCAAATGACAAGCACAGAGGAATTTTTAGTCTGCTCAGCTAATGTTAATGCAGCGAGGTAAGCCTTGAAGGCGGCCACCATATCATTTTTGTTGACGAGGCTCAGCCCAAGACTATTGTAGGCCATAACACTCAAGGAGTCGTTGTGTATTTCAGGAAGAGTGGCAACTGCTTCATTATTGGCGGCAATAGCTTTCGCAATTTCTCCCCTGATGCGGTAACACCTCGCAAGGATAATTTCGCATTCCACAAGCGACTCACTGAGTCGCTCACTGCGACTAATGGCGAGCGCCTTCTGCAGACGCTCCATTGATTTCTCTATATAAGATCCTTTTGGGTTGTTTCGCAAGAACCTGGTGGCATCGCGGAGGTATGCCCTGACAATGAGTTTGCGATCACGCGTACCCTCGGCAGTGGCCTGACCCAGGAAAGCCAGTGAGTCTGACTTCTGCGGATCAGCATCGAAATAAGTATCTGCCAGATTATAATAAGCCTGGAGTCGGCTTGCGGGTGTTTGTGCTTTTGCCAGCTTGGCGTAAAGGCTGTCGCGCAACTGGTCTTGTGCTGACAAGTGAAGCGATGCAATACAAAAAAGAAAAGCGAAGAGACGATGTGTCCTTACCATGGGGTTGTTTTGGTGTGGGAAAGCAAAAGTAAAAATTACGGGCTAGAAAAAAATGAATGCAATGTTATGAGGGGCTAGTATCCCCGGCTTCGGTTGAGGCCGGCTTACCTGGTGATTTCGCTTCAATAAAAAATCCCGGCTTTTAGGTCGGGATTTTCATTTTTATTTGGCAGAGGAGGAGGGATTCGAACCCCCGGACCGCGTGAACGGTCTCCGGTTTTCAAGACCGGTGCAATAAACCACTCTACCACTCCTCTTTTTCCTTCAAATTGGGCCTGGTGAAGGCCGTTTTTCTGTTTGAGGACTGCAAAAGTAATTGGAAAATTGTAATGACAAAAGCGCGAAGGAATTTCTATCGAAAAGATTTGGCGCTCTTTGAAGTTCGCTGGTACGAATTGATGGACTGCATCTTGTGACCATAGTGCAGGCTAGCATTGATTTCATATCCAAAAAGAAGCACAAGGGTAACAAGTTGAACCCACACCATCATTGCAATAAGCGCACCGATGGAACCATAAACTTTATTATAGCTGGCAAAATTGGTGATGTAAAACGAGAACGCCCACGAAATACCCAGTACAGCCAGCGTGGCTGTGAATGACCCAATGGAGAAAAAATTCCAATTGTAATGAATGGCGGGACCAAAATAGTAGATGCAAGAGATCGTCAAAAAGAAGACGAAGAAGATGATCAAAATCCGGAGGCCAAATAGCAGGTAGATGGTAAACTGGTCCAAGTTTACGTGGCTTACGTCTTCAATATTAGTAGTAACATAGTTCAGCCAGATTTGTCCAACAATCAACATCGTAACGGTGAGCATCAGTACGAGTGTAAGCATCACGGTAAGACCGGTAGCTGTGAGCCTGGTCTTGAGCCAATGCCTGCGCTCAAGTGTGCGGTAACAAGCGTTGAAGGCGCGCATAAGTGCCATCATGCCATTGGTAGAAAGGTAGAGTGCAAGGGCGAAACCAATTGTAAGCAAACCACCGCGATGGTGAACGACAATATCAAGAATGGTGGACGACACTGCTGAATACATATTGGGCGGGATCACTTCCGAAAGAAACTTCATTATCGTGCCCGTGGTGATCTCTGGAAAATAAACAGAGACGTAAGGTATGAGTGTGAAGAGGAAAATGATGGCCGGGAATATCGCCAGTATGAAATTATAAGCTACGCCATAAGAGCGGTCCTGAATTTCATCTTCCTTGATGTTGTGCAGGAAGATTTTAAGGAACTTGTAGAGTGATAAGTTGCCATGCTTTTTAAACTTAACGCGCTTAAGCCAGTTGCGTGAAGTGCGTGCAACCGGATTTTTAATGATTCGTCTTCGGGTAGCGTGTTTCATTTCAAAAGTAAGGCTTCAGTACGTTCTGAAAATGTTCAGGTGGCCGGCATGGCTTTCCCGTATTCTTGTTTACAAAGACAAGTAACGTTTCACCCTGGTGAATGAGTTGGTTCGTCCCGTTGTAAATCTCGTATTCAAATGTAATCCGTACAGTCGGTTTCTCGCGAATGATGGTAACTATTCTTAACAAATCATCATACAAGGCGGGGGATAGAAACCTGGATTTGTTTTCGAGTACCGGCATCATTACCCCGCCATCCTCTAGCTCTTTATAAGTTAATCCAAGCTGACGCAAACTTTCAACGCGCGCCACTTCATAATACATGGCATAGTTTCCATAGTACACGTAACCCATCTGGTCTGTTTCTCCGTAGCGTACGCGAACATGGGTCTCGGAGCGATACATTATTTCTTGTTTTGCTTAGCCTTCGCCATTTCTATATCGAGGGCTTTCTGGTATTTGCGCGCATTGCGGCTGTGCTCGTCAAGGTCACTGGCAAAATTGTGGTGACCCGAAAAATCCTCCTTTGCACACATGTAATAATAGTTGTGGTGCTGATAGTTGAGTACAGCATCGATACTCGCGATCTGTGGCACATTGACAGGGCCGGGAGGCAAGCCTGCGTGTTTGTAAGTATTGTAGGGCGAATCGATTTCCTTATGACTATTGAGCACACGTTTCAAAGTGAAATCGCCAACAGCAAAAACCAATGTAGGATCAGCTTGCAATGCAATGTGTTTCTTGAGGCGGTTGATGTATAAACCCGCAATGATAGGTGCTTCATCGGGTTTCACTGACTCCGCCTGCACAATAGATGCGAGAATGGAAGCCTCTATGGGTGTGAGATCAGCAGCTTTCGCTTTAGCAATACGCGCTTCAGTCCAGAATTTTTTGTATTCCGAATTCATCCTCTTCACAAGCTCCAAAGGCTGCACATTGAAGTATACTTCGTAGGTGTTTGGCAAAAACATACACATGATATTGTCTTTGTTAAATCCATCGGTGTTGGTAGCGATGAATTCATCAATGGCGCTGTCAAAATCCTTCGGTGATACCCCGGTATTGCGGGTAAGTTTTTCTATCAGTTCGCTCCTGAGGCGCACATAAGAGAAAGTTATTTTCACGGCCTCCTGTTTCCCTGATCGCAGTGTATTCAAAGCTTGCAGGTTGGTCATATTCCGGCGAAGGATGTACCTGCCGGGAGTAAATTCTTTATCAAAACCGGTGAGGCGTGCCAGAAAACTAAACGACACCATGTCATTCACAAATCCGTTGTTGCCTAAGTCTTCCTGGAGATTCCTGAACGTTGCCCCCGATTTAATAATAAATGCCCTGTCGTCACGGTCAACCAGGATATTAGCGGTGTAGCAAATCTGGTAACCATAAAACACAAAGGTGATCAGCAAGGTGGAGGCAACCAGATATAGTGCGAGCTTGCCTTTATTCACTTCTTTCATAAATTTTCTTCAGATCAAAACTCAAAATTACAAAACTGGGAGGGAAAAACTGCCACAAGTACCACAGACAGGCGCTTGTGAATACCTTTGCCCACGTTAATCTGTGTCGTCTGCGACTTATCTTGCATATATGCCCGCCGAACTTCTGTCCATCCATCCCAAAAACCCGGAGCAGCGAAAAATTAATCGCGTTGTGGAACTGCTACAAAAAGGCAGCATAGTCATTTATCCGACTGACACGATTTATGGCATCGGATGTGACTTGCTTAACCGTCGGGCTGTGGAGCGACTATGTCAGATTATGGAAGTAAAACCACAAAAACTGAACCTCTCATTTATATGTCATAACCTCGGCCATATTTCCGAGTACGTAAAACGAATAGATACTCCAGTTTTCAAAATCCTGAAAAAAGAATTGCCAGGGCCTTTCACATTTATTTTTGAATCGAGCAATCAGGTTCCGAAAATTTTGGGAGTGGACAAAAAAACAGTTGGCATCCGTGTGCCGGATCATCCTATTCCCCTGGAGATTGTAAAACTCCTAGGTAATCCGTTGATTACTTCTTCCATCAAGGATGATGATGAAATCAAAGAATACACGACCGATCCGGAAGAAATCTATGAAGACTTTAAACACCGCGTTGACCTTGTTATTGACGGTGGGGCCGGGGGGAACGTTCCATCAACAGTGATTGACTTTACATCAGGCGAGGCCCAGGTAACGAGACAAGGCTTGGGAAACTTTGAAGCGTATGTTTGACCTTAATTTGAGAAGACAGTTTTGCCATCAAGCAGTTTTGTGATGGCGTTTGTGGTGATCTGCTTTATTTGAGACCCCGAACCACTGCTCCCGATCCCGCTTGACGAACACCAATCCATCGCCCCGGTGTTGACGATAATTCCGGAGGTAGGAGTGTGCCTAAGCGCAATGAATGTCGGGTATGTTTCTGCACCGCCACGTGTGCCCTTATCAAACCCAATCAATTCAAGTTTTTCAAAATTCATTACGTTTTCCAGCACAGGGAATCCGTCATTGTCAAATGATTTGATTGGCGCTCCATCACATTCGCCTGACGGCATCCTTACAATGTCACCGCGTTTCAGATTCAGTCCTTCCAATAAAGGTGAAGCCGGATTCGCAATTTTAAATCCATCCCAACCATTGTCGCTCCGCATGCCATAGCCCCCGTGGTTAAAGTCCGCACCGATACTCGCGAGAATGGAATAGTCCAGCTTGGTATCTGCCCAAAGATCCGTCTTCATCAATGGATCAGGTTCAGGATCGTTCGTGGAACTCTTGTAACAGATCATTTCATCACGACTGTTGGAGTATCGTACTTGCCACCACATCGTATTACCGGAGAGAATAATTGAGTGGCTGCCTTTGGTTATGAATTTGTCAAAATTGCGTCTCGATTTTCTTGTCCAATATTCACTGTGTCCTGCGATGATCAGAATTTTAGATCCTTCAAACGTAGAATAAGTTTCCATGTCCTGGTCGCTGATGTAGCTGAAAGAAACATTGGGAAGGGAAGGAAACCATTTGAGGCATTCAATGCACCTGTCTTTTTCGCTGTCGTCATTAAATGGTCGCAAAAAAGAAACGATGGGAGAAGCAAGCCCGCTGGTAGAATTGAATCCGTACAAACTTTTACCACCGCTGCAGTTGTACGCATTGAGCGTATTGACCGGGTAAACAACAGTGACCTCATTCGGAACATGAGATTTTATGACCACCGGAATCTGCTTTTCGATAAAATAAATGCCTCCTTTAACATTTGATGGAATCGTGAATTTTCCGTTGGTGGTGTATTTAAATCCATTACTCCAGGACTCACCTGCCGGTATTGTTTGCGGAAATAAAGAGACATTGGAACCAAAAGCTAATTCACCTTTGGTGTCGTAAAATCCTAACCCGCAGTCCTTGCTTGATTTTGAATCCAGAAAAACCTGCATTTCATCGCCAGGAAAATAAGAGGTCTTATCTGTGTAGCCCGAGATAACAGCAATTCCACAGGCAGGAAGTAATTTTACGGGAGCAATGGGAGCGTCAGTCTGCTGACAAGCGTAAAGCGCAGTAAGAACAACGAGGTTAAGAAATCGAAAACGATTGAAGAATTTTATCATACCAACCCTAGACTCTCCAAATGTAATTATTAGAATGAATTAAAAAATAGTTTGAAGGGCCTATATTGAATTTTACCGGAGAACGTCACTTTTCTCTTAGTTTGACACTGTATTTCCTATGAACACTTTACTTATTGAATCCCACTATCTCCCGTCACTGGAATATTTTTGCTGTTTACTGCCCTATGAAAATATCCGGCTGGAGGGGAATGAGTATTTTCAAAAGCAGAGCTATCGCAACCGCTGTTTCATAAATACAGCCCAAGGCAAGCGGATGTTGAGCATTCCATTGCTGGAAAGACATGGAAAAATTTTAACAAAGGACGTTCAGATGGAGCCGGGAATAAAGTGGCGAAACAACCATTGGCGGACGATCGAATCCGCCTACCGCAAGGCACCGTACTTTGACTTTTATGCTGGTGAACTACGAGAGATTTTGTACCAGGATCATAAACTATTGCTCAATTTGAACCTCGATCTGCTGTCATTCTGTCTGAAAAACCTCCGGATTCAGAAAAACATTACAGTGACTGATCGCTATGAAAATCATCTTGAGGGAAGTAGTTTCGACCTTCGATCTATTATTCAACAGAAAACTGACTCTTCGGAGAGAAATTATTACCTGCCAAAAAAGTACTACCAGGTTTTTGGCAACGAATTTGTAGAAAACCTTTCCATCATCGATTTATTGTTTTGTGAAGGGCCTCGTGCGACTGAAATTATCCAGGCATCAAGTCGTTTTCTGAACAAATAAAATCCAAAAATTGTTGAGAGGTCGTTAATGGAATGGGGAGTTTTTTAGTTTTTGAATAATCAAGCCTAAACATTTACATTTACTACAAAGAAGCTATGCCAAACATGGAAGCGAAATTTTCTAACCGAGTCAAAGAAGTTATTACGCTAAGCCGGGAAGAAGCATTACGGTTAGGGCACGATTACATCGGCACAGAACATCTGATTCTGGGCATGATCCGCGAGGGCGAAGGTGTAGCCGTGGCATTGTTGAAAAAACTGGGAGTGCAGTTAGACCAGCTACGTGCAGAGATTGAAAAAGTCTCCAAGGGAACAGCAACACATGAGATCAAGAACGTGGCAAATATTCCGCTGACAAGAGCGTCAGAGAAAATTTTGAAGATCACCT
Proteins encoded in this window:
- a CDS encoding thioesterase, encoding MYRSETHVRVRYGETDQMGYVYYGNYAMYYEVARVESLRQLGLTYKELEDGGVMMPVLENKSRFLSPALYDDLLRIVTIIREKPTVRITFEYEIYNGTNQLIHQGETLLVFVNKNTGKPCRPPEHFQNVLKPYF
- a CDS encoding aminodeoxychorismate lyase; this translates as MKEVNKGKLALYLVASTLLITFVFYGYQICYTANILVDRDDRAFIIKSGATFRNLQEDLGNNGFVNDMVSFSFLARLTGFDKEFTPGRYILRRNMTNLQALNTLRSGKQEAVKITFSYVRLRSELIEKLTRNTGVSPKDFDSAIDEFIATNTDGFNKDNIMCMFLPNTYEVYFNVQPLELVKRMNSEYKKFWTEARIAKAKAADLTPIEASILASIVQAESVKPDEAPIIAGLYINRLKKHIALQADPTLVFAVGDFTLKRVLNSHKEIDSPYNTYKHAGLPPGPVNVPQIASIDAVLNYQHHNYYYMCAKEDFSGHHNFASDLDEHSRNARKYQKALDIEMAKAKQNKK
- a CDS encoding threonylcarbamoyl-AMP synthase; its protein translation is MPAELLSIHPKNPEQRKINRVVELLQKGSIVIYPTDTIYGIGCDLLNRRAVERLCQIMEVKPQKLNLSFICHNLGHISEYVKRIDTPVFKILKKELPGPFTFIFESSNQVPKILGVDKKTVGIRVPDHPIPLEIVKLLGNPLITSSIKDDDEIKEYTTDPEEIYEDFKHRVDLVIDGGAGGNVPSTVIDFTSGEAQVTRQGLGNFEAYV